The DNA segment ATCACATAATCCCTGTGCATCATCCCTGGTCTTTTAAGTCTGTTCGAAAAGACGTGAAGAAAGCAATATGGTTGTTGCCTGATATGGATTCCACAGGGAACTGGTCATTTTTTAACTTTCACACCACTTTATAAATtcaatgttattttttgttggaAGTGGCATCCAGTGATCGTTTTCCTCTTTCAGGTACAAGCCAGGACAGGTTTTTCTGGAGAAGGACCTGATTCTTCCATATGTTCCCAATCTTGATTTATGTGATGCCAAGTGTTTGGCTGAGACAAATCCTAAGAGAAATATGCTGCTTTTCTTTCGGGGCCGGCTCAAGAGAAATGCGGTAAGCATATTGTGTGATGCCTGGTTAATTTATTGACCGGTAGGTGGAAGCTTTAAAAGTTCTATCTGCATTTGATGTCACTTCACTTGAATCTAGAAATCTgagttaattttaacttttctattCCATCTTATGTTGAAGTATCGGTGTatatttttctggttttgtCAACGTTAGTTCTTCAGAGTTAGAACTGACTTTAAGCAACTAAAATCAGAATTTTGGTGATGCAGGAAAGGCCCCCCTTGTCACCAAAAATAGTAAGAATtgttttttcaagaaaaaaagtatttatttatttggatatGATAAATGATTTCTTTCTCGATAATTTCTGTTCACTGTTAGTTTAAAATCAGCCTTAAGAGATGATATTGACAAAAGTATGTTGTGATTTTTGGATGTGTCATATACCCTACGTATGCagcattctcaatttttttgcTCACTTTCATGGCtgcatgtttttatatttttagttgcTTTGTTTGTGATCTTGTTTCAGGGAGGAAAGATACGCTCTAAACTTGTGGACGAATTACGTGGGGCTGATGGTGTGAGTATAGAGGAGGGAACAGCTGGGGAGGGGGGAAAAGAAGCTGCTCAAATTGGCATGCGCAAGTAATATAAGTTCAGCACTTGGATAGATGAACTCTGGTTccttatttttttgtatttatttgctTGCCTTGCACATCATCAGGTCTCTATTTTGCCTAAGCCCGGCTGGTGACACTCCATCCTCTGCGAGATTATTTGATGCTATTGTTAGTGGATGCATTCCAGTTATAATAAGTGATGAGCTGGAGCTTCCTTTTGAAGGAATACTTGATTACAGGAAGGTGTGTATGTATGCATTTATATCATGTATCTAATTACATTAAGAACATAATTGAGATTTAATGGTAtaattgcaataaaataatgGTTAAAATAACTTGTTTGCTTGGGATGGTATTTATTTTGGTGTGGACTGTGACAAGGCACAATGGGAATATCTATTGGTTTATATATGTTACAACGGTACATAATTGCACACCGTTACTGAATTTGGGCCTCTTGTTAAAAGTAAAACCTTAAAAAGACACTCCAAGGTAACGAATACCCAGTGACCAAAACTGCAGAGTGTGTGATATGCTATATGATTATTATCTGGTAACTCGGAGGCCGTATGagtgtgttattttattttatttatgggAATTTGCCATTAACTTTTTGCTATATGCAGATAGCATTGTTCATTTCCTCTAATGATGCCCTAAAGCCAGGTTGgcttttgaattatttgaaaggCATCAGACCTGCTCGTATCAAAGAAATGCAACAAAATCTTGCTAAGGTTTGTAATTCCCTTCatgtagaatttaatttaactgatttttcattttctaaaattgatttgTGCATTGCCTTTCTTGcttgtttgatgtttgatgttttcctttttcctttcagTATTCAAGGCATTTCCTGTATTCTAGTCCAGCTCAGCCATTGGGTCCTGAAGACTTGGTTTGGAAAATGGTTTGCTActgtttgtttttctatttaagTTTCTGTTCGTATTATTCTTTCTAGATTCTTTGTTCACATAATGAACTTAAGTTGGGTTTAACCCTCAACTTGCCCATCAGTGGTTTCTTCCGGGGGGtagttttgtttagtttttgaaaaagaacaCAATTATGCTTAtttgttcatttgttttataatttttatgagtTTATTTCTTGACGCCGTATAGTGAATGAAGTGGAATATGATCAGTAAGAGAAAGGTGGCAATCGGAATATGTTAAGCTTTTTTTAATACTGACACACTTAGTTAGCTGTAGTGTTTCACTTTCAAGGACGTGTTACCTTAAAATAAGTTTTGGGTTTCTTTTTGTTGTACTTTGCTCTAAATGCTGTgactataattttttgtttcctaGATTTTATTAGGAGTATGTTTATAAACTTCTCTGGAAACActtctaaaagagaaaaatgtgacAAGTGAAGAAAGGTGGCGATCAGAATATGTTAAGGCTTAATATTGACAGACTTAGTTTACTTGTATTGTTCACAGACATTTTACCTTAAAAATAGTTTTGGGCTGCTTTTGTTTTGTAGAAGCTttactttgcctttcattttcTAGATTATATTAGGGGTATGTGTGAACAAATTTCTTCATAAGCActtctaaaagagaaaaataagaagaaaaaacttaaatggctgtcataagttaaaattatatcatacacaagttaaaaataagaatttagagAAATTATGAGAAAATTAGTACTAATTGGCTAATTCATAAACTATTTTTAGCTTCTAGAGAAACTcaattttttcttagtttttgcTCTTTAGAAGTGCGCTTCTTAACAGGCCTAGGTAAGATTCTGTCTGTGTGACACTACTAGCCCTGTGCTGGCCTGGTGTTTGTTTAAGAGATAtgtgaaagaatgaaatatcCTTCTGCTATCAACATCGACACTATTAACCTACATTTCTCCTTGTGCTTACATCTGTTTGCCAAACCGTTAGTTATTCCTTATATCATACTAATTTTTGGAGAAATTAGTATTGTAtgtacatttaattttattggaaACCATCAGAAATGTCTGTTGAGGAATCATGGAAAACTTGCAGTCTAATCCTATACATGGCttaatatttctataattcTCTTGACAATTCTTAACTACTTGAAAATGGTTGGTGTAGGCATATAATATTCTGTGATGTTTGGTTTACTTTTATGTCGAGTGTATTTTGGGGTTTGTCTTTCGAAGGAATGATGGTAGGCATCTCCTTTACTATGGTTCTCTCTATGTTTGATGCTACAGATGGCTGGGAAGTTGGTGAACATCAAGCTTCACACAAAAAGATCTCAACGTGTAGTGGAAGGATCTAGAAAACTGTGTACTTGTGATTGCAGGCCTGCCAATATTACTAAAACTGCTTCAATTATTTCTTGAAtcactttgttttttctttataattgtaTTATCTGTAGTTTTGCTCATCCTTTTTATTTGTCTCCTGCAATTGTTTTTGTATTCTTTGGTTGGTTAGTTTGTTGTATAACTTCGATAGTACTTGACGGAAAAGAATTTCAATGGCAATCAAAGATCATAATTGCTTGTAAGTTCGTTTTTGATGACCAAATTTGTCCAGGCTAAAAGCCCAACAACAcccacttattttattttcattcaggGATTACCCAATAAATGAAGATAGAtgtaatcatatataatttttataaataattatcataactaatttgatttcattgttTACAAAGGTGATTATGAT comes from the Vigna radiata var. radiata cultivar VC1973A chromosome 2, Vradiata_ver6, whole genome shotgun sequence genome and includes:
- the LOC106779365 gene encoding probable arabinosyltransferase ARAD1; protein product: MAGKYIPRSKSRATLFLFLLAFSLLFILFSLSPLRSPSLSPTNVRVPDAETSFLVSLDRFLTATPSSLSDDTAHAGQEELVAKLDDAVYRSEMDRLYTDPYYPLSLPLRVYVYDMPPKFTYDLLWLFKRTYRETSNLTSNGSPVHRLIEQHSIDYWLWADLIAPQSKRLLNSVIRVHRQEEADLFYVPFFTTISFFLMEKQQCKALYREALKWITDQPAWKRSGGRDHIIPVHHPWSFKSVRKDVKKAIWLLPDMDSTGNWYKPGQVFLEKDLILPYVPNLDLCDAKCLAETNPKRNMLLFFRGRLKRNAGGKIRSKLVDELRGADGVSIEEGTAGEGGKEAAQIGMRKSLFCLSPAGDTPSSARLFDAIVSGCIPVIISDELELPFEGILDYRKIALFISSNDALKPGWLLNYLKGIRPARIKEMQQNLAKYSRHFLYSSPAQPLGPEDLVWKMMAGKLVNIKLHTKRSQRVVEGSRKLCTCDCRPANITKTASIIS